A window of Dehalogenimonas sp. WBC-2 genomic DNA:
TGGGTAAGGCCGTAAACTCGGTGTTGGATAAGACCACATTGGCCGATCTAGTGAGCCGCCAGCAGGCGAAGATGTCTCCTAACGCTAATATGTATTACATCTAATCAATTCTTAGTAAACGAAATAAATACAGGAGATATCAACATTGAGCGCCTTAAGACTGGAAACCATTGTCGTTCAAGCAGGCCAAGAGACCCCGGATCCGGCCACCGGTGCCCGCGCCGTGCCCATCTATCAAACGACTTCCTATGTCTTTAAAGATACGAACCATGCCTCCAATCTTTTTGCACTGAAAGAGTTCGGCAATATCTATACCCGAATCATGAATCCCACCACCGATGTTTTTGAACGACGGATCGCAGCTATCGAAAACGGTGTTGGTGCGCTGGCGGTGGCTTCCGGCCAGGCAGCAGAGACGTTAGCTCTTTTGAATATCACTCGCCCCGGTGACGAAATCGTATCGCTCAACAACCTTTATGGCGGCACCTACGAACTGTTCCATTACACCTTCCCTAAATTGGGGCGGGAAGTGAAGTTTGTACCGTCCGGAGATCTTGCTGCCATCAGGAAGGCCATCTCTCCCAAGACCCGGGCCATCTACGCCGAGACCATCGGCAATCCCAAGCTGGATGTGCCGGATTTCCAGGCCATCGCTAAGATCGCCCATAAAGCGGGAGTTCCTTTCGTTGTCGATAATACCGTCGGCGTCGGTCTGGTCCGCCCATTTGACATCGGCGCAGATATCATCGTCGCCTCGGCCACCAAGTACATTGGCGGTCATGGCACAAGTATCGGCGGCGTCATAGTAGACGGTGGTAAGTTCAACTGGGGCAACGGCAAGTTCCCGGATTTCACCGAGCCTGATCCCACCTACCACGGACTGAAGTTCTGGGACGTGTTCGGCAATTTCCCCGGCATGGGCAACGTGGCTTTCATCATAAAAGCCCGGGTCCAACTCTTACGCGATATCGGTGCCTCACTGTCCCCATTCAACGCTTTCCAATTGTTGCAGGGATTGGAAACCCTGGTGTTGCGGCAGGAACGCCACTCCGAGAACGCGCTCAAAGTTGCTCGGCATCTTTCACGGCACACGTCCGTGGCCTGGGTAAACTATCCCGGCTTGCTCGGCAATCCCAATTATCCGATCGCTCACAAATATCTCGGTGACAAATTCGGCGGACTGGTAGGCTTTGGCATTAAAGGCGGCCTGGAATCCGGGCGGAAGTTCATCAATTCAGTCAAGCTCTTCTCACACCTGGCCAATATAGGTGACTCCAAGAGCTTAGTCATCCACCCCGCCTCCACCACTCATGCACAGTTAACCTCTGAAGAACAAGCCACTACCGGTGTCTCTCCGGATTATATCCGTCTCTCGGTTGGTATCGAACACATCGATGACATTCTGGAAGACATCGACCAGGCGCTAGGGAAAGCGACAGCTTAACACGAGGAACCCATGACTGATTCGACCATTAGGGATATTGGGCTCATCCGAACCGAATATTTTAACATCGACCGGCTGACGCTTGAATCCGGCGAGGTTATTGCACCGATGACGCTGGCATACGAGACCTACGGCAAACTAAATCCTGATAAATCCAACGCGGTGCTCATTTGCCACGCCCTCACCGGCGACGCCCACATAGCAGGCGTGAACTCTGACACTGGGAAGGTCGGCTGGTGGGATTCTATGGTCGGACCGGGCAAGGCCTTCGACACAGACGAGCTTTTCATCATCTGCTCCAATGTTATCGGCGGCTGCCAGGGCTCGACCGGACCATTATCGCCCAATCCCGCCACCGGCGAAGCGTACGGCCTGGCTTTCCAAATCATCACTATTGGCGACATGGTGGCAGCCCAGAAAAAACTCGTAGAGCACCTGGGCATCAAACGACTTCTCAGTGTCGGCGGCGGTAGTATGGGCGGCATGCAAGCCCTCGCTTGGGCGGTAAAATTCCCGGAACACGTCGGCTCGATCATCGCCATTGCCACCACCACCAAACATTCGCCGCAGCAGATAGCCTTCAACGAGGTGGGGCGCCAGGCCATTCTTTCCGACCCACATTTCAACAACGGGCAGTACTATGGTGGCAAGGCACCGGAGCGCGGATTAGCCACGGCGCGAATGGTCGGCCATATCACCTACATGAGCGACGAATCCATGGCCGAGAAGTTCGGGCGACGATTCCGCGAAACGACGTCCAACCAAAAATTCGTCGCCGACTTCGAGGTGGCAGGTTATTTGCAGTATAAAGGCGACAATTTTGTCAAGCGTTTCGATGCCAATTCTTACCTCTATATCACCCGCGCCGTAGATCTTTTCGACCTAGCCGGAGAAAAGGGACTCCCGGCGTCGTTGACCCCCGTCCGGCACGCTCCCTTCCTGGTGTTAGCGTTCAAAAGCGATTGGCTTTACCCCGCCCACCAATCAAGAGACTTGGTGCGCGGGTGCAAACTGGCCGGTATCGATGTTACCTATTGCGAAATCAATTCCACCTACGGGCATGACGCCTTCCTCTTGGAGGTGGCTGAAGAGACACACCTCATCCGACATTTCCTGCGCAAGGTCGGCCACTGGGCTGCGACAATAAAAGCGTAATCTACTATGAATACCGTTAGAAAAGACCACGAGATAATCGCCGGGCTTATCAGCTCCGGATCGAATGTGCTCGATCTGGGCTGCGGTGAAGGTGAACTCATGGTATATCTCGCGGAGCGACGGTTAGTGAAAGCCCGAGGGGTTGAAATTGCCGAACATGCCATCTATCGCTGTGTCGGTCGCGGCCTTTCGGTATCTCACCAGGACATCGACAATGGATTGTCTGAGTACGGTGATAAGTCCTTTGACTATGTCATCCTCAACCAATGCTTGCAACAGGTTAAATTGCCGCAGACGGTGCTGGCTGAGGCGGTCAGGGTAGGGAAAAAAGCCATTGTCGGCGTGTCTAATTTCGCCCATATCTCCGCCAGATGGCAGCTCGGCTTCGAAGGGCGAGCGCCAGTGACCCCGGCGTTGCCGTTCCAATGGTACGAGTCACCAAATCTCCATTTCTTATCCCTTTCGGATTTTCACAATTATTGCCAGGACCATGGCGTAATGATCGAAAAGGCCCTGTACCTCAATAGAGAGTTGAAAGTCCGGTTACTGCCCAACGTGTTAGCACAAACCGGTATTTTTTTAATTTCGAAGAACAATCGAAAGCCGTAAAAGGAGATCATCATGGTAGCGGAACACAAGATTGAAAAAGTAACCTTCCGGACCAAGAGTTTCCCTGTTCTCACCCGAGGCATCGCCGAAGATATCACCGAAACCATCGGCAACACGCCGTTAGTACGCCTGAACCGGGTGACAATGGGCACCGATGCAGAAGTGCTCGCCAAGTTGGAATCCTTCAATCCACTTCACAGCGTCAAGGATCGCATCGGCGTTGCCATGATCATCGATGCCGAGGCTTCTGGACGCTTGAAGCCCGGCGATACCATGGTGGAGCCGACTTCCGGCAATACCGGTATTGCCCTGGCCTTTACTGCCGCCGCGAAGGGTTACCATCTTATCCTGACTATGCCTGAAACATTCTCTGTAGAACGCCGGCAACTCCTGTCCATCTTGGGAGCGGAGATCGTACTCACTCCCGGAGCCGAAGGTATGGGTGGCGCCATAAGGCGTGCCCAGGAGATTGCCGACGCCAACTCCGATTATTTCATGCCTCAACAGTTCAAGAACCCGGCCAATCCGGAGATTCACCGCCTGACCACGGCGGATGAAATCTGGAGAGATACTGAAGGCCGCGCTGATGTGCTGGTCGCTGGTGTCGGCACCGGCGGCACCATTACCGGCGTATCTGAGGAGCTCAAGAAACGCAAACCTTCGTTTAAGACCTTCGCCGTGGAACCGTCTGCCTCACCGGTTCTATCCGGCGGCAAACCGAGTTCGCACAAGATCCAGGGTATCGGCGCAGGTTTCGTGCCCCAGGTTTTGAGGACTGATCTAATTGACGAGATAATTCAGGTATCCAACGAGAACGCAGGGATCATGGCTCGCCGCCTGGCACGTGAAGAGGGCATCTTGGCTGGCATTTCCTCCGGCGCCGCCACCTGGGCGGCGGTGGAACTGGCCAAGCGACCGGAGATGAAAGGCAAGCTCATCGTCGTAGTCCTGCCAGACACCGGCGAGCGTTACCTGTCTACCTGGCTCTTCCAAGAGGTATATCCCGTCCAACCCATCGTTTAATGAAGAGGCAATATTTATGAAACAGGTATATCTCGATAACGCGGCAACGACGCCTGTCGACCCCCGAGTCAAGGCAGCTATGTTGCCTTATCTCAAAGATGTATTCGGCAATCCATCCTCCGTCCACAGCGCCGGGCAGGTAGTTCGTGCCGCTATGGAAGATGCTCGCAGCCAAGTGGCTGCACTTATCGATGCCCGTCCCGATGAAATATATTTCACGAGTGGTGGGACAGAATCCGATAATTGGGCTCTCAAGGGCATGGCCTGGGCCAAGGCTGAAAAGGGCAACCATATTGTCACCACTGCCATTGAACACCACGCCATACTTGAAAGCTGCCACTATCTGTCTAAACATGGTTTCGATATCACTCTTGTACCAGTAGACAAATACGGTCTTGTTGATCCCGAAAACGTGAAAAAAGCCATCACGCCCAAAACAATTTTGGTGTCGGTCATGCACGCTAACAATGAGATTGGCACTATTGAGCCGGTAGCCGAGATCGGCAAAATTGCACGTGAACGAGATATCCCCTTCCACATCGATGCCGTTCAAACAACCGGGCATCTGCCGATACAAGTAAACGAACTTAATGTCGATTTACTTTCTATCTCCAGCCATAAGCTTTACGGCCCCAAGGGTACCGGCGCGCTGTATATCAGAAAAGGCGTCCGTATAGAATCCCTGCTCTCCGGCGGCAGTCAGGAAAGGGCCAAACGCCCCGGTACCGAGAATGTGCTCGGGATTATCGGTTTTGGTGCCGCGGCTGAGATCGCCCAAACTGAGATGAGCGCTGAAGCCGAAAGACTGACCATTCTCCGCGACAGATTAATTAGTGAACTACTGACACGCATCCCAGATTCACACCTCAACGGCCACCCAACTCTACGTCTACCCAACAACGTCAACATCTCTTTCGATTACGTCGAGGGCGAATCACTCCTACTCAACCTGGATTTCGAGGGCATCTGCGCCTCCACCGGCTCGGCTTGCTCATCCTCGTCTCTGGAACCGTCGCATGTATTACTTGCCTGCGGTAAAATCGCGGAAGAAGCCCATGGTTCGCTCCGTTTCAGCCTTGGAAAACTCACGGAAGATGAAGACATAGACAAGGTCGTGGAAGCATTACCCCGGATAGTAAAAAAATTGAAAGCCATGTCGCCTTTGATGCCAAAGGCAGCAGCTCGTTAGGAGATAAAATGACAGACATAGGACCTGCGGCCTACAGTCCGCTTGTGATTGATCACGTCAGAAATCCCCGGAATATCGGCGAGATGGAGAACCCCGACGGCGTTGGCCGTGTCGGTAATCCCATCTGCGGCGACGTCATGGAGCTCTATATCAAGGTCAAGGTCGGCATCGTCACAGATGCATCCTTTAAAACCTTCGGCTGCGGAGCTGCCATCGCCACCAGTTCAATGGTGACGGAGATGGTTAAGGGCAAGACCATTGAGGAAGCTTTGGGGATCTCCAACAAAACTGTAGCAGAAGCGCTGGGGGGCTTGCCACCGGTGAAAATGCATTGCTCAGTGTTGGCCGAAGAGGCTTTGAAGAAAGCCCTTGAAAACTACTATGAACGCCGCGGAGAAAAACCTCCGTTTGAAACGATTGTATCAGACCATCATCATTAACTTTTATCGGGTCAGTTTATATATCAAGTATGATTATAAAAGCAATGATTCTTCCAAAGGTTCTCGTTGCTTTGAGCGGAGGCGTTGATTCGGTCGTCGCTGCGATTCCACCGGGATTGGCCATCAAGTCGCCGATATAATGATGAAAATCTATAGCAGTGATGAGAAAACTACCGGAAAAACCGTCAGGCACGGATATTATGACCCCGACAAATTTGGAGACATCGAAGACCCCCGCAAAGTGGCTGACCTGGTATCCACTTGGAAATCTCGATTTCAGCCGTTATTACAAGCATGTCATCCGGGATGAAAAAGAATTGGGCGAAATTCAAGAGTATATTCTTGCCAATTCTTTGAGATGGATGGAATAACTTTCCACTTTCTGGAGTCTTACCCGGTTTACCTTTGTCTTTGATGTAATAGGTGGCGGCCTTAACTAACGCTCCATCCTTCCAAGTCGCTTGTATTAGCTATTTCTGGTACTTCTCCAAAACATACTGTCTCAATTTGAGTACAGACCATGTTGGATAGGTTCAAAGAGGAAAATGACCCGGGATTTCAATTCCAAAGAACCTATTTTGGAATTACCCTATTTTGTTACCGAATAAATTAGGACTAGAATCAAATTATAAAGCATCTAATGAGAAAGAGATCAACATGAAGGCTAAAAGACTCCCGAGTATGGTAAAAAAGATGTTCGCCGAAGGTGAGATCACTATGGTTGATGCTGAAACGAAATACAGATATTCGCTGACAGCCAAGTGTCCCGAAGACGGGGAATATGCGTCGGTGGCAAGGTACGATAAATCAGGTCACTCACTAAAAAGAGTGGTCTTCAAATGCGAGATTTGTTCGACTGAATTTGAGGTGCCCCAGTCAGAAATCATGGTGGTATAAGTATTGAGATTGGGTTCACCGTCTGTCTGGGTTACCCAAAGACGTGTCTCTCAGGCTTCATGAGTTACTACGATATCAATTCATTCTGATTCGGTTCCTAACTACCTCCACTAATTGGACGTCGGAAATATTAAAGATAATAGTGATTACCAGTCCTCGGACGTTTAAATAGTACACTTTACCTTAAAACTAGGCAGTTCTTACAGTATATATTGGTAAACAAAACCGAATAATCGGGTAGTTTATCTAATATCGCCCGGCTATCTGGATTGATATTATCAATGAGCTGAGAAGTTCGATGATACCATCGGGTGCTGAGCGAAGGGGGCAGAATGCCTATCAAGATTGGATTATTTGCTGGGTTAATGCATGGTCTGGGGATTGGTCTGTTGTTGAAGGGATATATCATTTTGGGAATAGGCTGGTTTGCCATTGGGTTCGCCGTTGCATTTGCGCTGTATATGAGAGTGAGGGAAGAGCAAAAAGTTGCTATGAAGACGCAGGCTTATCGTGATGCCAAGCATCACGATATAAAAAATTAGAGCATAAAACATACCAAGCCTCTTTTGATGAAGGCTTAAATGGCTTAAGCCTACTGAATCTATAATAACTGTTCTAGTAGTGCTAGACATTTTATTTGCTCACTTTCGGGAGTAAGAACCCAGCGTGTGAGATCAGTTGAGCCCATATCACGAGTTGCTGCTGATAGGGTTTAGTCATAATCTTGTCCTTTTGATTTTCCACCGATGATTTCACGTCTAGAGTTGATTCCTCTTGGGATAGGCGACAGCGGTTTATAACGTTAGTCAATAGGTTCATCCAATATGTTAAAATACAAAATCGTTCCCCTTCTGCGGGGGAGCGTCAATCTAACTAGGAGATTAGAAGTGGTTGATATATCCGGGGTAACTATTGACGAACCGGCTCCAAAAACAAGACGAACCATTTTTACCGGTAAAACGGTACCCATATTTAAAGGCGATGGCGAGATCAATGTGCTTTGTGGAAGTTGCAAGGCGGTGTTGTGTCAGGGTTTGACCAACAATAAAGTAGATAATATAGTGATAAAATGCCCGGTGTGCCAGGGGTTTAATGAGGTAACTATTTAGGGGTTTCCAAGGGACAAAGAGGAAGACCCTTCGACAAGCTTCCCGAGTGCTAACTCGGGATAAACAGGGCGACCCTTCGACTTCGCTCAGGGTGAACGTAATATTAAAGGACTCTTCGACATGCTCACTGACCTTCGGTCAGTACAAGCCCGAGTGCCAACTCGGGGCGGGCAGGACTGGTCTAACTAGGTGGGGATCAGCACCGGGAAAAATACCTGCCAGGCGAGCAGGGCTTTGGCTGTACCGCTGAGGATGATGTAAACTCTCTCACCAAAGAGATAGTCCCGCCAGGGGCCGACCTGTTTGTACTGGAGATACATATTCAGGGCAAAGCAGTTGAAGAAGATGAATAACGAGATGATGATGCCGTAAACGAATCCGGGCGGTGAGATGCTGAGTCCTGGCGCTATGACATAGATGACGATGGCGATCCAGGGGATGATGCCGGCAAAACTGCCGAACCAGAAGGGCAGAAAGCTGGGTTTACCCGGCTTTTCGTATTTTTCCTGTAACAGGCCGAAAAGGATCATTGAGGCGTTGACGCCGAAGATAGCCAGCAGGGCGGCGATCTCAGAGATGCCGGTAATCTGGGCGATGAGGACGATCAT
This region includes:
- a CDS encoding O-acetylhomoserine sulfhydrylase/O-succinylhomoserine sulfhydrylase; this encodes MSALRLETIVVQAGQETPDPATGARAVPIYQTTSYVFKDTNHASNLFALKEFGNIYTRIMNPTTDVFERRIAAIENGVGALAVASGQAAETLALLNITRPGDEIVSLNNLYGGTYELFHYTFPKLGREVKFVPSGDLAAIRKAISPKTRAIYAETIGNPKLDVPDFQAIAKIAHKAGVPFVVDNTVGVGLVRPFDIGADIIVASATKYIGGHGTSIGGVIVDGGKFNWGNGKFPDFTEPDPTYHGLKFWDVFGNFPGMGNVAFIIKARVQLLRDIGASLSPFNAFQLLQGLETLVLRQERHSENALKVARHLSRHTSVAWVNYPGLLGNPNYPIAHKYLGDKFGGLVGFGIKGGLESGRKFINSVKLFSHLANIGDSKSLVIHPASTTHAQLTSEEQATTGVSPDYIRLSVGIEHIDDILEDIDQALGKATA
- a CDS encoding homoserine O-acetyltransferase; amino-acid sequence: MTDSTIRDIGLIRTEYFNIDRLTLESGEVIAPMTLAYETYGKLNPDKSNAVLICHALTGDAHIAGVNSDTGKVGWWDSMVGPGKAFDTDELFIICSNVIGGCQGSTGPLSPNPATGEAYGLAFQIITIGDMVAAQKKLVEHLGIKRLLSVGGGSMGGMQALAWAVKFPEHVGSIIAIATTTKHSPQQIAFNEVGRQAILSDPHFNNGQYYGGKAPERGLATARMVGHITYMSDESMAEKFGRRFRETTSNQKFVADFEVAGYLQYKGDNFVKRFDANSYLYITRAVDLFDLAGEKGLPASLTPVRHAPFLVLAFKSDWLYPAHQSRDLVRGCKLAGIDVTYCEINSTYGHDAFLLEVAEETHLIRHFLRKVGHWAATIKA
- the metW gene encoding methionine biosynthesis protein MetW, giving the protein MNTVRKDHEIIAGLISSGSNVLDLGCGEGELMVYLAERRLVKARGVEIAEHAIYRCVGRGLSVSHQDIDNGLSEYGDKSFDYVILNQCLQQVKLPQTVLAEAVRVGKKAIVGVSNFAHISARWQLGFEGRAPVTPALPFQWYESPNLHFLSLSDFHNYCQDHGVMIEKALYLNRELKVRLLPNVLAQTGIFLISKNNRKP
- a CDS encoding cysteine synthase — translated: MVAEHKIEKVTFRTKSFPVLTRGIAEDITETIGNTPLVRLNRVTMGTDAEVLAKLESFNPLHSVKDRIGVAMIIDAEASGRLKPGDTMVEPTSGNTGIALAFTAAAKGYHLILTMPETFSVERRQLLSILGAEIVLTPGAEGMGGAIRRAQEIADANSDYFMPQQFKNPANPEIHRLTTADEIWRDTEGRADVLVAGVGTGGTITGVSEELKKRKPSFKTFAVEPSASPVLSGGKPSSHKIQGIGAGFVPQVLRTDLIDEIIQVSNENAGIMARRLAREEGILAGISSGAATWAAVELAKRPEMKGKLIVVVLPDTGERYLSTWLFQEVYPVQPIV
- a CDS encoding cysteine desulfurase, with the protein product MKQVYLDNAATTPVDPRVKAAMLPYLKDVFGNPSSVHSAGQVVRAAMEDARSQVAALIDARPDEIYFTSGGTESDNWALKGMAWAKAEKGNHIVTTAIEHHAILESCHYLSKHGFDITLVPVDKYGLVDPENVKKAITPKTILVSVMHANNEIGTIEPVAEIGKIARERDIPFHIDAVQTTGHLPIQVNELNVDLLSISSHKLYGPKGTGALYIRKGVRIESLLSGGSQERAKRPGTENVLGIIGFGAAAEIAQTEMSAEAERLTILRDRLISELLTRIPDSHLNGHPTLRLPNNVNISFDYVEGESLLLNLDFEGICASTGSACSSSSLEPSHVLLACGKIAEEAHGSLRFSLGKLTEDEDIDKVVEALPRIVKKLKAMSPLMPKAAAR
- a CDS encoding cron-sulfur cluster assembly scaffold protein IscU/NifU-like; protein product: MTDIGPAAYSPLVIDHVRNPRNIGEMENPDGVGRVGNPICGDVMELYIKVKVGIVTDASFKTFGCGAAIATSSMVTEMVKGKTIEEALGISNKTVAEALGGLPPVKMHCSVLAEEALKKALENYYERRGEKPPFETIVSDHHH